The following nucleotide sequence is from Nocardioides daedukensis.
CATGCTGGAAGGCATGACTCTCGACATCACGAACAACGAGGAAGAGCACCGCTTCGAGGCCACCGTGGACGGCGAGGCTGCCGGCTATGCGGAGTATGAGCGCGAGCCCGGCCTGATCACCTTCACCCATACAGTCGTCGACCTCGAGGGGCAGGGCGTCGGCTCGGCGCTGGCCCGGTTCGGTCTCGACGCCGTGCGCGCCGAGGGAGGGACCAAGGTGGTGCCGCAGTGCCCGTTCATCAAGGGCTGGATCGACAAGCACCCCGACTATCAGGACCTCGTCTCCTGAACCCACGCCGACCCGGCAGTTGTTGACCCAGAAACACCTCGACCCGGCAGTTGTTGACGCGCAAGGGCGTCAACAACTGCCGGGTCGGCGTCTGAAGGCGTCAACAACTGCCGGGTCGCGCTCAGGCGGACTCGGCGTTCTCCTTGTCCCGCTTGTTCGAGACATAGAGGCTGGCGGCGGCGGTGATGGCCAGGGTGCCGACGATGACCGTCAGGGACAGCCAGATCGGGATCTCCGGGGCCCACTTGATGTGCTCGCCGCCGTTGATGAACGGCAGCTCGTTCTCGTGCATGGCGTGCAGGATCAGCTTGACGCCGATGAAGGCGAGCAGGAAAGCGATGCCGTAGGCCAGGTAGATGAGCCGCTGCAGCAGCCCACCGATCAGGAAGTAGAGCTGACGCAGACCCATCAGCGCGAACAGGTTCGCGGTGAAGACCAGGTAGGGGTCCTTCGTGATGCCGTAGATCGCCGGGATCGAGTCGAGCGCGAAGAGCAGGTCGGTCGTGCCCAGCGCCAGGATCACCAGGAACATCGGCGTGATCAGGCGCTTGCCGTTCTCCTTGATCGTCAGCTTGGTGCCGTGCCACTCCGTGGTCGAGGGCAGGTGGGTGCGGGCGAACTTCGCGAGCTTGTTCTCCTCCGGCGCCTCGTCGTCGTCGTTGTGGTCCCGCGCCTGCTTCCACGCCGTCCAGAGCAGGAACGCACCGAAGATGTAGAAGACCCAGCTGAACTGGTTGATCGCGGCAGCGCCGAGGAAGATGAAGATCGCGCGCATGATCAGCGCCAGCACGATGCCGATCATCAGTGCCTTCTGCTGGAACTCGCGGGGCACGTTGAAGCTGGCCATGATGATGATGAAGATGAACAGGTTGTCGATCGACAACGCATATTCGGTCAGCCAGCCGGCGAAGAACTCCGGACCGGGGCTCTTGGAGAGCTCGTGCGGCTCGGCGAAGGCCCACAGGGCGAGGCCGAAGACGACCGCCGACCCGACGAAGAACGCGAGGTGGGTGCTGACCTCCTTCATGGAGGGCTCGTGCGGTCGACGGCCGATGATGGCCAGGTCGACGGTGAAGACGGCGATGGCCACGATGACGGTGATGCCCCAGATCAGCGGGCTGGCGACGGAATCGCCCAAGATTGCACCCAAGAAACTTCTCTCCTCCGGAGTGGCGTGACGTTGGCGCACAATGGGAAGTGCGACAACCGGACTGTACTCCGGAGGTCTCTTCCGCCCGGGCGATCACACCGTCGGCGTGGTCATCCCGGACCAACAGCGCCGGGTGGACCCCGAGGGATCTGCCGTATTGACGACACTGCTGCGGGGGAATACTCCCCTCCTGAACTCCGCCATTCTTCCAGCCCGAGCCTGACCTGGCCAATTCGAGCCCGTACGCCGTGCCGACGGCGTGGCCCGTCCGGTGAGCCGCTCGGCTGCACTGACCGGGGCTAACGTGGGCGCATGTCACGCGCCGTGCACCACCTCGACCTGTGGGTCTCCAATCTGGCTGTTGCCGAAGCCGAGTGGGGGTGGCTGCTGGGCGAACTCGGCTGGGAGGCCGACCTCGCCACGGAGAGCGGTTGCTCCTGGGTGCATCCGGACGGCACCTACCTCTTCCTGGAGCACTCGCCGGACCAGTCCGACGTACGCCACGACCGGATGCGGCCGGGACTGAACCACCTCGCCCTGCTCACCAGCGACCGCGCCCTGCTGGGCCGCATCCGCGCGGAGTCGTCGGCCCATGGCTGGCACGAGATGTATGCCGACCGCTATCCCCATGCCGGCGGCGACGAGCACGTGGCGCTCTACCTGGAGAACTCGGAGGACTTCGAGGTCGAGGTCGTCCTCGAGCCCTGAGCGGCGGCGACCGCTCAGCGACCGCGGCGGTCCACCCCCGCTGGGGTCAGCGCGGGGCGGGGGAGCCGTAGAGCGTGGTCCGCTCCCGCACCGGGCGGCCGATGCCCTCACCCATCTCGACGAGCTCCTCGACCGTCTTGGCCGAGCCGTGCTCCGAGCCGGCCATCCGGGAGATGGTCTCCTCCATCAGCGTGCCGCCGAGGTCGTTGGCGCCCGAGTTGAGCATCGTCTGGGTGCCCTCGACGCCGAGCTTGACCCAAGAGGTCTGGATGTTGTCGATGCGGCCGTGCAGCATGATCCGGGCCATCGCGTGGACCGCACGGTTGTCGCGCAGGGTCGGACCGGGGCGGGCCACGCCGGCGAGATAGATCGGCGAGGACGTGTGCACGAACGGCAGCGGTACGAACTCCGTGAAGCCGGCGTGCCCCTGCTCGAGGTTCTGCTCCTGGATCCGGGAAAGGACCCGCAGGTGCTGCACCCAGTGCCGCGGGTTGTCGACGTGGCCGTACATCATCGTCGAGCTGGACCGGACGCCCACGCGGTGCGCGGTGGAGACGATGTCGATCCAGGTGGCGGTGGGTAGCTTGCCCTTGGTCAGGATCCAGCGGACCTCGTCGTCGAGGATCTCCGCTGCCGTTCCGGGGATCGTGTCCAGGCCGGACTCGCGCGCCTTGATCAGGAAGTCCTCGAAGGAGAGTCCGGTGCGAGAGGAGCCGTTGACGATCTCCATCGGGCTGAAGGCGTGCACGTGCATCTCGGGCACGCGCTTCTTCACCGCGGCAGCGATGTCGAAGTAGGCGGTGCCAGGGAGCTCCGGGTCGATCCCGCCCTGCATGCAGACCTCGGAGGCGCCGAGGCGCCACGCCTCCTCGGCGCGGTCGGCGACCTCCTCGAGGGAGAGCGAATAGGCGTCCGCGTCGGTCTTGCGCTGCGCGAACGCGCAGAACCGGCAGCCGACGTAGCAGACGTTGGTGAAGTTGATGTTCCGGTTGACCACGTAGGTCACCTCGTCGCCGACCACCTCCTTGCGCAGGTTGTCGGCAAGGGCGCAGACCGCATCGAGCAGGTCGCCCTCGGCGGTCATCAGGGTCAGCGCATGCTCGTCGGAGAGGTTGCCGGGGTCCTTCTCGGCCGCCTTGAGCGCGGCGCGTCCGTCGGAGTCCGCACGTCCCACGCTGCCACCGGTGGCGACAGCGTCCTCGGCGACCGCGTCCCAGTCGCCATAGACGGTGTTGAAGTCGTCGCGCCGGTCGTTGGTCCGGCCCTCGGTGTCGATGCTGGCGTGCAGGTCGGTACGACCGGTGCCCTCACCGACGGTCGCGAAGCCGCCGTCGGGTTCCTGCCACGGCAGCCCGACCGGGTGTACGCCGGGGCGCGCGAGGCCGTCGTCCTTTGCCAGCGCCGCGACGTGGCCGGAGATCCGCGGGTCGAGCCACGGGATGCCCTGGCGGACATATTCGGGGTGCACGGTGAGCCGGGCCTGCAGGTCGAAGCCGCAGGACTTCGTGATCTCGCGCAGCCGCTCCAGCGAGGGCCAGGGGCGCTCGGGGTTCACGTGGTCGGGGGTGAGTGGTGAGACGCCGCCCCAGTCGTCGACGCCGACGCCGAGCAACGCCGTACATTCGGCGAGGTCGACCAGGTTCGGCGGTGCCTGGATGCGCATCTTGGGACCGAGCACGATCCGGCTGACGGCGATGGCAGCGCGATATTCGTCGAGGTCGAGGTCGTCGGTGTGCCGCATCGCGGTGTCCGGCTTGGCGCGGAAGTTCTGGACGATGACCTCCTGCAGGGCGCCATAGCGGCGCGCGTTGGCACGCAGCGCGAAGATCGTGTTGGCGCGCTCCTCGAGCGTCTCTCCGATGCCGACCAGCAGGCCCGAGGTGAACGGGATCGACAGTCGGCCGGCGTCCTCGAGCACCTGCAGGCGCACGGCCGGGTCCTTGTCGGGGGAGCCGTAGTGGGCCTGACCCTTGGTCTCGAACAGGCGGCGCGAGGTGGTCTCCAGCATCATCCCCATCGAGGGGGAGACCGGCTTGAGCCGGTTCAGCTCCTCCCACGACATGACGCCGGGGTTGAGGTGCGGCAGCAGCCCGGTCTCCTCGAGGACCCGGACCGCCATCGC
It contains:
- a CDS encoding GNAT family N-acetyltransferase; the protein is MTLDITNNEEEHRFEATVDGEAAGYAEYEREPGLITFTHTVVDLEGQGVGSALARFGLDAVRAEGGTKVVPQCPFIKGWIDKHPDYQDLVS
- a CDS encoding TerC family protein; the protein is MGDSVASPLIWGITVIVAIAVFTVDLAIIGRRPHEPSMKEVSTHLAFFVGSAVVFGLALWAFAEPHELSKSPGPEFFAGWLTEYALSIDNLFIFIIIMASFNVPREFQQKALMIGIVLALIMRAIFIFLGAAAINQFSWVFYIFGAFLLWTAWKQARDHNDDDEAPEENKLAKFARTHLPSTTEWHGTKLTIKENGKRLITPMFLVILALGTTDLLFALDSIPAIYGITKDPYLVFTANLFALMGLRQLYFLIGGLLQRLIYLAYGIAFLLAFIGVKLILHAMHENELPFINGGEHIKWAPEIPIWLSLTVIVGTLAITAAASLYVSNKRDKENAESA
- a CDS encoding VOC family protein, which translates into the protein MSRAVHHLDLWVSNLAVAEAEWGWLLGELGWEADLATESGCSWVHPDGTYLFLEHSPDQSDVRHDRMRPGLNHLALLTSDRALLGRIRAESSAHGWHEMYADRYPHAGGDEHVALYLENSEDFEVEVVLEP
- a CDS encoding bifunctional FO biosynthesis protein CofGH, which translates into the protein MTTVTPQEIRRALARAERGAALDESEATALLAASGEQLDALCAVAARVRDAGLVTAGREGVVTYSPKVFIPVTHLCRDTCHYCTFVTVPGKLAREGKEPFLSPDEILEIAAKGAEMGCLEALFTLGDRPEDRWPEAREWLDSRGYDSTIAYIRAMAVRVLEETGLLPHLNPGVMSWEELNRLKPVSPSMGMMLETTSRRLFETKGQAHYGSPDKDPAVRLQVLEDAGRLSIPFTSGLLVGIGETLEERANTIFALRANARRYGALQEVIVQNFRAKPDTAMRHTDDLDLDEYRAAIAVSRIVLGPKMRIQAPPNLVDLAECTALLGVGVDDWGGVSPLTPDHVNPERPWPSLERLREITKSCGFDLQARLTVHPEYVRQGIPWLDPRISGHVAALAKDDGLARPGVHPVGLPWQEPDGGFATVGEGTGRTDLHASIDTEGRTNDRRDDFNTVYGDWDAVAEDAVATGGSVGRADSDGRAALKAAEKDPGNLSDEHALTLMTAEGDLLDAVCALADNLRKEVVGDEVTYVVNRNINFTNVCYVGCRFCAFAQRKTDADAYSLSLEEVADRAEEAWRLGASEVCMQGGIDPELPGTAYFDIAAAVKKRVPEMHVHAFSPMEIVNGSSRTGLSFEDFLIKARESGLDTIPGTAAEILDDEVRWILTKGKLPTATWIDIVSTAHRVGVRSSSTMMYGHVDNPRHWVQHLRVLSRIQEQNLEQGHAGFTEFVPLPFVHTSSPIYLAGVARPGPTLRDNRAVHAMARIMLHGRIDNIQTSWVKLGVEGTQTMLNSGANDLGGTLMEETISRMAGSEHGSAKTVEELVEMGEGIGRPVRERTTLYGSPAPR